The following proteins are encoded in a genomic region of Papaver somniferum cultivar HN1 unplaced genomic scaffold, ASM357369v1 unplaced-scaffold_10, whole genome shotgun sequence:
- the LOC113325993 gene encoding uncharacterized protein LOC113325993, giving the protein MGSGGGRVVEVVSSKGCSKLIVDFSSSLNALRNLKLIESMSSVPSSAASECGGGGAGVGGPFTGLVICVTGLSKEARKQVMNATEKLGGQYSPNLHPQCTHLVVQSFGGYSYKYEHALKHGLRNGLLVVTLGWFVDSVRRNARLSESLYAVKNVIKNVAQLDFNRVVGSNGSEKSCLPVGVHEVTKQSRLSEQSQLQPAGKEAFKSKESVFAGQFMYLDSELSAELKRKVIDAATREGAKFVDHWFVGCGATHIVCEGPSVQKYLGHTNNLVTPLWILKTAKEKSSQRLIQLSTDLAKQVTVLLEDFQNAISGRDTDGVDGFQRDPNSRERQAGRISTESPVERQQLVSLAKTGVRNRRGRRMQTCQTPIRPTTPSSLLDSICWSISEPTSSACIYTDSSGTEDSNEQHTSMFFDARAEGKESETTFEHFSRPLRESEKSELVFKSHFLTILFPIDRFGEMGPSSRTFFSDKGFACLQVLDHVYAFYQENLSENEVNAAIHTDSRHADKLRSIYASQESFKNGIAQFKRIDFLGSRRSFEMLKRVGGDNNSNVYELLIRA; this is encoded by the exons ATGGGTAGTGGTGGTGGGAGAGTTGTGGAGGTTGTCAGTAGCAAAGGGTGTTCTAAATTGAttgttgatttttcatcttcattgaatgcattgaggaacttgaaattgattgaaTCCATGTCTTCTGTGCCTTCATCGGCTGCTTCTgaatgtggtggtggtggtgctggggTTGGTGGTCCATTCACTGGTTTGGTCATTTGTGTTACTGGACTATCCAAAG AAGCGAGAAAGCAAGTTATGAATGCAACGGAAAAGCTTGGGGGTCAATACAGTCCTAATCTGCATCCACAGTGCACTCATCTGGTTGTTCAG AGTTTTGGTGGATACTCATACAAATATGAGCATGCTTTGAAACATGGATTGAGAAATGGCCTATTAGTTGTTACGTTGGGATGGTTTGTAGATAGTGTTAGAAGGAATG CTAGGTTGAGTGAATCACTTTATGCTGTTAAAAATGTGATCAAAAATGTTGCGCAATTAGACTTCAATCGAGTAGTTGGATCCAATGGCAGTGAGAAATCCTGTCTCCCTGTTGGGGTGCATGAAGTTACAAAACAATCCAGATTAAGTGAGCAATCCCAGTTACAGCCTGCTGGAAAAGAAGCTTTTAAGAGTAAAGAATCTGTATTTGCTGGCCAGTTCATGTATCTTGATTCAGAACTTTCGGCTGAGCTGAAACGTAAG GTCATTGATGCAGCAACTAGGGAAGGTGCTAAGTTTGTCGATCACTGGTTTGTTGGATGCGGAGCAACACATATAGTATGTGAAGGACCTTCAGTCCAGAAATACTTGGGCCATACGAATAACTTAGTCACT CCGCTGTGGATCCTGAAAACAGCAAAGGAGAAATCATCACAGAGACTCATTCAGTTGTCCACTGACCTAGCTAAGCAAGTGACAGTGTTGCTAGAAGATTTTCAAAATGCCATTTCTGGACGG GATACTGATGGGGTTGATGGTTTCCAACGTGATCCCAATTCCAGAGAGCGTCAAGCAGGTAGAATAAGCACAGAGAGCCCAGTAGAGAGGCAACAGCTAGTTAGTCTGGCCAAAACTGGGGTTAGAAATCGCCGAGGTCGCCGTATGCAG ACTTGTCAAACTCCGATTCGTCCAACTACACCCAGCAGCCTTTTAGATTCGATCTGCTGGTCAATATCTGAGCCAACTTCATCTGCTTGCATCTATACGGACTCTTCTGGAACGGAGGATTCTAATGAACAACACACCTCCATGTTCTTTGATGCAAGAGCAGAAGGAAAGGAATCAGAAACTACATTTGAGCATTTCTCCCGTCCTCTGAGAGAAAG TGAGAAATCAGAGTTGGTATTCAAGAGTCATTTTCTTACCATActtttcccaattgatcgatttggGGAGATGGGGCCTTCTTCTAGAACATTTTTCAGTGATAAAGGTTTTGCGTGTTTGCAAGTGTTGGATCATGTTTATGCATTTTATCAG GAAAATTTGTCAGAGAATGAAGTAAATGCAGCtattcacactgattcaagacaCGCAGACAAGCTCCGATCAATTTATGCCAGCCAAGAATCTTTCAAGAACGGTATTGCGCAATTCAAACGTATTGATTTTTTAGGAAGTAGAAGAAGCTTTGAAATGCTAAAACGTGTTGGTGGAGATAATAATAGTAACGTATATGAGCTGTTGATTAGAGCATGA
- the LOC113325994 gene encoding chitin-binding lectin 1-like, producing MVGITSLRSFILLSMCFSFIFLSNQGAITFVSSCNEPEAAPAPSPEACDNPEGCNEPETGPPPPLGPPPPPPPCEWDETCGDPWPEVRLEGDGCDLIVESGVCDNWGCGYFTCEDNCKVGFFTREQGCVWDEWRKKPRCICR from the exons ATGGTGGGAATTACTAGTCTCAGATCTTTCATTTTGCTCTCCATGTGTTTTagcttcattttcctttcaaatcaAG GAGCAATAACGTTCGTAAGTTCCTGCAATGAACCAGAAGCAGCGCCGGCCCCGAGTCCAGAGGCATGTGACAATCCAGAAGGATGTAACGAACCCGAAACAGGGCCGCCACCTCCGCTGGGGCCGCCGCCTCCACCTCCACCATGTGAATGGGATGAGACATGTGGAGATCCATGGCCGGAGGTGAGATTAGAAGGAGATGGGTGTGACCTCATTGTGGAAAGTGGTGTCTGTGACAATTGGGGTTGTGGCTATTTTACATGTGAAGACAACTGCAAAGTTGGCTTTTTTACTCGTGAGCAGGGTTGTGTTTGGGATGAATGGCGTAAGAAGCCTCGCTGCATCTGCCGCTGA